The Natronogracilivirga saccharolytica region TCATATGCTCGCCATGTTCCATCGTGAGTCTGGGGCCAATGCCGGCCGGTTCCAGACCGGTAGCGGTAAGCAGTTGCAATGCCTTCTGCTTCAAAATACCTTTAAAGCGGTAGGGATGGCGTTTTTGCGTTCGTTTTTTCTTATAACGCTTATGAGCATGATCCGGATCATAGTTGCTATAACCGCCGCCTCTGGCAATTTCGCGCCGAATGGTTTGCGGATCCCGCTTCAAGGTTCTGGCAATATTGGCAGGCCGGTAATCAAATTGAATTGCGCTGCGGATGTGGTATCTTTCCCACAGTGCGAGGTGTTTGTATGGCTTCATGTGCTCGACTCTTTGGTAGGAGAAAAGACGGAAGCTACAAAACTTCGCGAAAAATCCGGGGGGGCTAGCCCCCCGGATTCAAACTTTTCTCCCAGAATCGGGCACTTCAATTGTTAATTAGCCCTGATTATGATCAACTGAAACTTTGGGTATGAATAACCAAAATGAATAAGTCAATAGCTATATTAACTGGTTTAGTATTTACACTTTCTATTAATGTATGGACATTTTACCCTGGAGTAACATCTGCTAGATTAGCAATTATATGTATTATCATTGTTAGCTTTATAAAGCTTTTTAATAATATGTATAAAATACCAAGAAAAGTGATTGTTTTACCCTTATTAGGTATTTTAGCAGCTACTTTCACGATGTTTGGTCTTTTAATTAATGATGGAACAATATGGTATATCTTTTCTTGGGTTTTTTTAGGATTGTTAGGGGGTTTAATTCATTATGTATTACATGATTTTAATCAATATGAAAAGGAGCTTTTATTAAAAACCATACTATATACATTCTTGATCATCATAATATATGTTGTTTATATTATGTATAATAATAATGTGTTATTTAGTGAAGGGCATATAACAAGGAGATGGCTAGATAATTATGTTCCTAGTGGGCTTAATAGATTTCTTAATGGCATTACACTATCATCATTAATCATTTTAGGGGCATTAATTATGAATATTACAAAAAGTAAAGCATTTAATATATTTTCATTTGTTGCTTTGTTTGTTTTTCTATTAATTGCAATTACATCAGGTTCACGTCAATCAATTCT contains the following coding sequences:
- a CDS encoding O-antigen ligase family protein, with amino-acid sequence MNKSIAILTGLVFTLSINVWTFYPGVTSARLAIICIIIVSFIKLFNNMYKIPRKVIVLPLLGILAATFTMFGLLINDGTIWYIFSWVFLGLLGGLIHYVLHDFNQYEKELLLKTILYTFLIIIIYVVYIMYNNNVLFSEGHITRRWLDNYVPSGLNRFLNGITLSSLIILGALIMNITKSKAFNIFSFVALFVFLLIAITSGSRQSILVFSIYTLFLFFYIYIKNITNSQKPSFLILSSLLIVGYSVYSLTEDWFMQRFINPVIHRTTTSSDETRLDILEAGYDIIINNPFGIGAGNAYSMLGKYPHNGYLGFIMENGVVGFIFLLIIFIYTIRKYLTIKEGNSLSMLFMQIYIVLAIIMTLMNDLFREPIYWTTLGFLYGIIDSGKNR